The genome window CGCCGCGAAACCCGATCGCGGCCGGATCTGCATCTCGAACCCTTCAGGGATCGCCATATGCAGACCTGTCGGAACGATCGCGCGGCCAAGCGGCGGCAGCGTGAGACCGTCCGGGCGATCATCCGACGGGAAGTTCGCCCGCAGATCGGCCCCCGCGGCTCCTACACTCGCGTAATCGGGCAACGCGATCTCGGGGTCGGCCCAATCGGCGTGCCGGACGGGAATCTCGATTTCCGCATTCATGTCTCGGATGCCTCCAGATGATCGGCGATGCGGCGCGCGAGCCGTGCCGCCTGCGCCACCTTGGTATCGCGGGGCCAGTCCTCGACCCCGTCCGTCGTGACGAGGGTCAGTGCATTTTCTGCCCCGCCCATGATCCCCGTCGCCGGTGAGACATCGTTGGCGAGGATCCAGTCACATCCCTTCCGCACACGCTTGGCGGTCGCGTTCTCGAGGACGTTCTCCGTCTCGGCCGCGAACCCCACGACGAGTCGCGGACGACCTTCTTCCATCCGCGCGATGGTAGCGAGGATATCCGGGTTCTCGACGAGGTCGAGATGGGGCAACCCGGATGGACCCTTCTTCATCTTCTGCCCGGCCGCGTTCGCCACGCGCCAATCGGCAACAGCGGCGGCGAAGATCGCGACATCCGCCGGAAGTGCGCCCTCCACGGCGTCGAGCATCTCGGCCGCCGTCTCGACGCGACGGATATCGACCCCCTGCGGCGGCGGACGATCGGCGGGTCCCGTCACGAATGTCACGCGCGCCCCGAGATCGCGGAGCGCCGCGGCGATTGCCGCCCCCTGCGCACCGGAGGAGCGGTTGGCGATATAGCGCACGGGATCGATCGGCTCATGCGTCGGCCCGGACGTCACGACGACATGCCGTCCCGCAAGCGGTCCGCCCCCCAGCCGGATCCCGACAGCTTCGACGATTTCGAGCGGTTCGGCCATGCGTCCCGGGCCGAATTCGCCGCAGGCCATGTCCCCCTCGTTCGGGCCGACGGTTGCGATACCATCGGCCGTCAGCGTCCCGAGATTTCGACGTGTCGCCGCGTGCGTCCACATACGCACGTTCATCGCGGGGGCCATCAGGACGGGTGTGTCGGTCGCGAGGAGCAGCGTGGAGGCAAGGTCGTCGGCGTGGCCGCCGGCCATCTTCGCCATCAGGTCGGCGGTTGCCGGGGCCACGACGATGAGATCGGCCACGCGAGAAAGCTGGATATGCCCCATCTCGGCCTCGTCGGTCAGATCCCACAGATCGTCGTAGACCTTCCGCCCGCAAAGCGATGACAGGGAAAGCGGCGTGACGAACTCCGCTCCGGCGCGCGTGAGGACGGGCGTGACCGTTGCGCCCCGTTCGCGCAACCGCCGGACGAGGTCGAGCGACTTGTAGGCCGCGATGCCGCCACCCACGATCAGAAGGATATGTTTGCCCTGGAGGTTCATCGCCGAGACCCTAGGCGAGAGCCACGGGACCGGCAAGCCGCGCTAGCGCAGGGCGTCGCAGGGATCGTCCCGGTCGTCCGGATAGCCGCCGGCGATCACCACATGGTCGAAAGGCGCATCGGACTCAGCGTCGACATATTGTCCGATCGAAGTGACCGAGAGGTCGGGCCGCGCAGCCTTCAGATATACGGGAACGCCCCAATCGTTTCTCGCATGGCCGTTGCCCGTGACGATCGCGACAGAGCCGCCGGTTTCATCGAAGGCGCGGATCGCAATCTGTGCAAGCGTGGCGTCTCGCAACCTCTGGGCCTCGACCATGCCGGCCAGCATTTCTGGAGGCATCAACCCGCAATGCGCCTCTGCCTGCTCGGCCTCACGGATCGCCCGTTCTTCGAGGGGGATTGGAATATCTAGAGCAAAGCTCTCTGAAGCGCCGGGTCCGATCACCGCCGCGGCACCGTCCTCGACAGCCAGAGCGGCCCGGTCTCGCGCAACGCTTGCGCCGTAGATCCGGGCACCGTTCGCCCTAGCAAAGATCGGTGCATAGATGTTGAAATCGGGCCAACCGCGTTCTTCCCAGGCAAGTGCGGTCCCGAGAATTTCGGCAGGATCGCCTTGCATATCGGTGGCAATTTCGCCCTGTTCGGGTTCGAGCATCTCGAACACGATTGCAGAAGGTCCCATGCGGTCGATCCAGCCGGCCTGATTGGCATGATGCTCTGCGATGTCGTGAAGTTCGCCCATCACGACGATATCCGCCTTCAGAGGTACGTCCTGCGCATGCGCGATCGCCGTCCCGAGGGTCAGGACGGCGATGGACAGTCGAATGAAGCACCTCACGCGAGGAAGTGCATCACTTCCGTCGATTGCGTCTCAAGCGACCGGCGCATTTTCTGGAACGCGGCGGCTTCGAGCTGCCTCACCCGTTCCTTGCTGAGCCCGAGTTCGCTTCCGAGGCTTTCGAGAGTGCGGGGCTGGTCGCGAAGCTTGCGCTCACGGACGATGAATTGCTCACGCTCGTTGAGTTGCCCGATCGCATCGACGAGCCAGGCCCGCAGGGTGTCGATATCCTTGGCGTGGCTGACCGTCTCGTCGGCCTGCGCACTGTCATCTTCGAGCGCGTCGATCCACTGACGCCCCTCGTCCTCGGCCGATTGCGTGGCGTTCAGGGAGAAGTCGGACCCTGCAAGGCGA of Palleronia sp. LCG004 contains these proteins:
- the dut gene encoding dUTP diphosphatase; this encodes MNAEIEIPVRHADWADPEIALPDYASVGAAGADLRANFPSDDRPDGLTLPPLGRAIVPTGLHMAIPEGFEMQIRPRSGFAAKHGVTLLNSPGTIDADYRGAVGVLLVNLGDAPVTVTHGMRIAQAVFAAVTRGRFVPRDTLDDTVRGEGGFGSTGAG
- the coaBC gene encoding bifunctional phosphopantothenoylcysteine decarboxylase/phosphopantothenate--cysteine ligase CoaBC; the encoded protein is MNLQGKHILLIVGGGIAAYKSLDLVRRLRERGATVTPVLTRAGAEFVTPLSLSSLCGRKVYDDLWDLTDEAEMGHIQLSRVADLIVVAPATADLMAKMAGGHADDLASTLLLATDTPVLMAPAMNVRMWTHAATRRNLGTLTADGIATVGPNEGDMACGEFGPGRMAEPLEIVEAVGIRLGGGPLAGRHVVVTSGPTHEPIDPVRYIANRSSGAQGAAIAAALRDLGARVTFVTGPADRPPPQGVDIRRVETAAEMLDAVEGALPADVAIFAAAVADWRVANAAGQKMKKGPSGLPHLDLVENPDILATIARMEEGRPRLVVGFAAETENVLENATAKRVRKGCDWILANDVSPATGIMGGAENALTLVTTDGVEDWPRDTKVAQAARLARRIADHLEASET
- a CDS encoding ChaN family lipoprotein, which encodes MRCFIRLSIAVLTLGTAIAHAQDVPLKADIVVMGELHDIAEHHANQAGWIDRMGPSAIVFEMLEPEQGEIATDMQGDPAEILGTALAWEERGWPDFNIYAPIFARANGARIYGASVARDRAALAVEDGAAAVIGPGASESFALDIPIPLEERAIREAEQAEAHCGLMPPEMLAGMVEAQRLRDATLAQIAIRAFDETGGSVAIVTGNGHARNDWGVPVYLKAARPDLSVTSIGQYVDAESDAPFDHVVIAGGYPDDRDDPCDALR